GAGAGGCTTGCAAACCGCTTGACCCGGATATCGGCCGCAGGTATGTGGATGCGATGACGGGAGGAAAGGATTTCCGACCATCCCCTTGCAATGGCGCGTCCGTCTCTCGCTGCCTGGGCCTTTATCCCCGGCGTTGCGCCGATTCGCACCGCCGGCTCGCCGTCATGCAGCGAGAGAAGCTCGATCCCGGAGACGAAGGAAACAGCCTCGAATTCCCGGCACAGCCACTTGAACATCGCGTCCGCGTCCTGGTTCGCGTGGAGCGACATGCTGAAACGGAGCAACCGTCCGAGTTCCTCGTTCTGGGAGGCCAGACGATCCCTGTCGGTCCGGACCTGCTCGCCCACTGAACGGTTCTCGCAGAATGCGCCCACCTGGACCCCGACGACGTCGAGAAGGCGAAGGATCTTTCGCCCGGGGACACGGTCCGCCCCCATCCGGAAAATTCCGAACCCGAGGCGCCGGCGCCCGATGCGCACCGGCATCGCGACGGAATCGGCGGGTTTCCTGCGGTTTTCACCGGCGGCGGACGCGCGGCCGAGGTCGTCGGAGAAGGCGACCGGCACCGCCCGAACCACAAGGCAGGGCGTTCGCGGAAGAATACGTGAAAAATCCTCGTCGGTCCGCCAGCCGGCCAGCATCCATTCTTCATCGCGGCGGACGAGAAATGCGCCCTGGTCGGCGCCGAGGAAGCGGGAGAGGAGGGAGGCGACACGGACAAGCCCCTTTTCCACGTTCTTCGCTCCGGCAAGCAATTCCGCTACGCAGCGAAGCAGCGTCGCTTCCTCGACCAGGCGGCCTTCCTCTTCCTGCCCCATTTTCTCCCCCACAGCAATGGAATTCCGACGACATCCAATATGAGCATTATCCGTGCCAAAGCCTCCCATTAAGAATTCATTCACTAATCCGGCTGCTTAGAACAGCGTACCCATAAAGCGCCCGTGGCAACGTCAATGGATTGGCGTCATGGATACGCTTATCTCTTCAGGTTGACGACCTCCTGCATCAGGTCATCGGTCGCCGTGATGATGCGTGAGTTCGCCTGGAATCCTCTCTGTGCGGAGATCATCTTTACGAACTCCACCGCCAAATCGACGTTGCTGAGTTCCAGCGTGTTCGAAGCGACCTTGCCGAGCCCGGAGGTCGCAGGGGCGCTGATGATCGGCTGCCCGGAGTCGTACGATTCCGCGTAGAGGTTCCGCCCGAGTTTCGCCAGCTCGGTCGGGGCGATGAACTTCGCCAGGGTCACCTGGCCTATGACGCGTGTCTGCCCGTTCGTGAAGATGCCCGTGATCATCCCGGCGTCCGATATGACGAGGTTGCGCAAGGAACCGGACGGATAACCGTCCTGGTCCAATTTCAGCACCGCGAAGTTCGAGGCGAACTGCATCGTGCCGGTGTGGTCGAAATCTATGCTCTGGTTCGCCGTTACGCTCGTGCCGAAATCGAACACGGGGTCGCTGCCCGTCACGCCCGTCAGGTTTCCGTCCGTGTCGAAAGTCAGCGTCTGAGGGCTGTTCGTCGCCTCAAGGTATCGGGAGGTGTCGGCCGGGTCCTGGTAGACGTAGTGGACATCCCATTCGTTGTCGTCGGTCTTCGTGTAGTAGAGGGTCACCTGGTGGGTGCCGCCCTGGGAGTCGTAAACGGAGAGCGTCGTGGACGAGCTGTAATTCAGCGGGTCGTTCGACGTTCCGTCGCCGTCCCCGTCGAGCGTGAAAGCGTTCGTTTCGATTTCGAGAGCGGCGTTGAGGTTCACAGCGACGTTCGCGGAGCCGGTAATCAGCGCGGGGCTCTGCGTGGCGATGACCTGGAGGTCGCCGTTCGTTCCGGTGATGTTCCCGGATGGGTCCGCGAGGTATCCCTGGAGCCGCTGGCTGTCGGAGTTCACGATGTATCCGTCGCGGTTGACTTCGAAATGCCCGGCCCGCGTGTAGTACCGCGCCCCGTTGTCGTTCACGGTGAAGAAGCCGTCGCCGTCGATCGCAAGGTCGAGGGCGTTTTCCGTGGTCTCGAAGGCGCCCTGGGTGAAGAGCGGGCCTACCTCCTGGACGAAGACGCCGCGGCCGACCTGGACAGACCCGGCGGAGTTGGTGATCGACTGGCTCAGCACGTCGCCGAAGGCGACGCGGCTCTTCTTGAACCCGACGGTGTTCATGTTGGCGATGTTGTCGCCGATGACGGACAGTTCGGTACCGTTGGCGTCCATTCCGCTGATTGCGGTGAACAGCGATGTCAGCATCTTCCTTCCTCCTTGTTATCTGATCTCTGAAATAGAGCTGGGATCGATCTTCGTGCCATCCTCAAGTACGACCGTGGTGCTGCCTTGATCGAAAGTCAGGGCGGTCACCGTCCCGTACTTCGTTATGTCGGCCCCGGACGAGTCCGTGGCGCCGTACCCCACCTGTTTTCCGATCAGCGTCGCGTCGAGCGTATTCTGGAGGGAGCCCTGGTACCGGAGCACGGTATCGAGGGCGTCGCTTATGTTCGTGAGCTGTTCCAGCGAGCTGAATTGCGCGAGCTGGGCGGTGAACGCCGTGCTGTCCATGGGGTTCATGGGGTCCTGCTTTTGAAGCTGCGTAACGAAAAGCTTCAGGAAATCGTCCTTCGAAACCGTATTTTTCGT
Above is a genomic segment from Deltaproteobacteria bacterium containing:
- a CDS encoding flagellar hook protein FlgE → MLTSLFTAISGMDANGTELSVIGDNIANMNTVGFKKSRVAFGDVLSQSITNSAGSVQVGRGVFVQEVGPLFTQGAFETTENALDLAIDGDGFFTVNDNGARYYTRAGHFEVNRDGYIVNSDSQRLQGYLADPSGNITGTNGDLQVIATQSPALITGSANVAVNLNAALEIETNAFTLDGDGDGTSNDPLNYSSSTTLSVYDSQGGTHQVTLYYTKTDDNEWDVHYVYQDPADTSRYLEATNSPQTLTFDTDGNLTGVTGSDPVFDFGTSVTANQSIDFDHTGTMQFASNFAVLKLDQDGYPSGSLRNLVISDAGMITGIFTNGQTRVIGQVTLAKFIAPTELAKLGRNLYAESYDSGQPIISAPATSGLGKVASNTLELSNVDLAVEFVKMISAQRGFQANSRIITATDDLMQEVVNLKR
- a CDS encoding flagellar biosynthesis protein FlgD, translated to MALTGLINATAASTAAANSATKNTVSKDDFLKLFVTQLQKQDPMNPMDSTAFTAQLAQFSSLEQLTNISDALDTVLRYQGSLQNTLDATLIGKQVGYGATDSSGADITKYGTVTALTFDQGSTTVVLEDGTKIDPSSISEIR
- a CDS encoding GGDEF domain-containing protein, encoding MGQEEEGRLVEEATLLRCVAELLAGAKNVEKGLVRVASLLSRFLGADQGAFLVRRDEEWMLAGWRTDEDFSRILPRTPCLVVRAVPVAFSDDLGRASAAGENRRKPADSVAMPVRIGRRRLGFGIFRMGADRVPGRKILRLLDVVGVQVGAFCENRSVGEQVRTDRDRLASQNEELGRLLRFSMSLHANQDADAMFKWLCREFEAVSFVSGIELLSLHDGEPAVRIGATPGIKAQAARDGRAIARGWSEILSSRHRIHIPAADIRVKRFASLSPEPGRRPRLVRASRKIETPLFHAERLVGILSLQVAIRPEDDRRIDRLVESVSGQIALFLNRSADMEKIRTSANHDALTGLLNYMSFQDIFEREFERYQRYSRNMSLLLLDLDNFKGINDTFGHQVGDHVLRHVAGILKASIRKTDYAFRYGGDEFVILMSDANAERAAVLAQRIRTKVSRDIRGVSPYEFTVSTSIGIADCGSISSMEREELLLRADGALYRAKNAGRDRVQVAPERVPLETANVGAAAPRFRREPSELRVTQGAL